The genomic DNA TAATCCTAAACGATATATCCAAATGATTTTAAGATTCTTCACACGAAAAACCTCCTCCACCTTTATTTTGAAAATAAATAGGGTAGGTTATGTGCAAAACTTTTAAAATCTTTTCATACGGACCATACTGTTTTGTAAAGACGTACATATACATAACATAACAAGGACAACCACCCCTGAGAATGCAACATGAAACAATATAATCAGGAGGGCTCATAATGGTTTTATTTATGCTCATCTTATCTGCACTTTTTATGATTCTTGAATGGATTTGTATCGGGTTTGGTATTTGGAAAGGTTTCTTTATTCGTTCTTCACGAAAAGAAAGGGCGAAGCAATTATTTCATTACGGCATGCTTGGCGTTGGATGTTACGGCCTATCTTATCTCTTCTCTGAAATTGGACTTTTATATTTGCATACAAGCGCATAAAAAAACTCCCTTATCATGAAGGGAGTTTTTTACGCTTATAAATAAGATTTAATCATCTTACGTGCTTTTTTCATATTACGTTTTGAAAATACATCTTGTTTGCGAGCATATTGATATGCTGCCGCTCCAACACCTAATGCGATTAATGAATTGCGTAGATTCAAAGTAAATCCCCCTTTTCGTTATCCGATCGTTCTTTCGTTTTCATCAAATAAATCATCAAGAGAGCTTAATGAACCATCTTCCTCTACTTGATGCGTATGGATTTTCCCCTTTGAAACCGATAATTCGATATAACAATTCCAGCAATAAAATTGGTTGACACCTATTTTTCCAATGTCTTTCCCTTTGCAATTTGGACAAATAAACATATGGCTTTCATCTCCTTACAGTCTCCCAGATTCTATTCGCCATTATGTCCAAACCGCATTCATTTATACATTGCTGGAGCCTTTCAACGTTATACGTTTGAAAGTTTCACTATATAATCTCACCTTGTTACATGAAATCATACGGTGAAATGTTTTCCACGTCCATTTCTTCACCATTAACTGTTACTATCTGTACTTCTCCTTGTGATTCTTGCAAACGACTAGCTAAAGTCGTTTGACGCATTGCATCATCAAGGCGATTTACACCAGACTGGAAAGCGGCTTCCTCCCCGCAAATAATAAGGAACTTCTTACTTCTTGTAATACCAGTATAAATTAAATTACGACGTAACATACGATTGTAACTTTTTACTATCGGCATAATCACAATCGGAAATTCACTACCTTGCGATTTATGAATCGAACAACAATATGCATGTGTAATTTGATTTAAATCCGGCTTTGTATATGTTACCTCAATTCCATCAAATGAAACGATAATCATATCTTGTTGCTCAACGTTCTCTTTCGCATAAAACACCGAAACAATTTCTCCGATATCACCATTAAACACTTGGCTCTCCGGCTGATTAACAAGCTGTAGTACTTTATCGCCTCTTCGATATACAACATCACCGTAAGCAATTTCTTTACTCTTTTCCCTTTTCGGATTAAACACTTCTTGCAACGCTTCGTTTAGTACATTAATACCTGCCGGTCCACGATACATCGGGGCCAACACTTGTACATCTCTTGCGCTAAACCCTTTTGTCTTAGCATTTTCACAAACCTTCTTAACAACCTCAACAATTTGTGCTCCTGTACAGCCAATAAACGAACGATCTTTTTGGTTTTGCGCTAAATCTGGCGGGAGCGTTCCATTTTTTATCGCATGGGCAAGTTGGATAACAGATGAACCTTCCGCTTGACGATAAATCTCAGTAAGCTTTACTGTTGGAACTGCACCTGCATTCAATAAATCTTTCAACACTTGTCCTGGTCCTACAGATGGCAACTGATCTTCATCACCTACAACGATAACTTGAATGTTTGTCGGCAGTGATTTAAACAGCTGATTCGCAAGCCAAATATCAACCATTGAAAATTCATCAATTATGAGCAATTTCCCTTGTACCGGGTCCGTTTCATTACGTTGGAAAGACCCTTCTGGTGTCCAACCAAGTAAACGATGAATTGTACAAGCTGGAAGACCTGTTGATTCACTCATACGCTTCGCCGCTCTTCCCGTTGGAGCCGTTAATAATATTGGAAATGGATTATCATCACTATATTCATTCGGATTTAACGATAGCCCGTGAAGTGACGCATACATTTCAACAATTCCTTTAATAACTGTTGTTTTCCCTGTTCCTGGTCCACCTGTCAATAACATCATCGGTTTATGAAGTGCCGTTTGAATTGCTTCTTGCTGAAGCGGTGCATACTGAACAGTCAGCTGTTCTTCAATTTCACCTAACGTCTTTAACACTTCACCTTCAGGAAATGAAGGTGTTTCTTCTTGATTCATAAGCCTGCGAATAGACTTTACAACACCTTTTTCAGAGTAGAATAACGATGCTAAATACACTCGTTCTTCTTCTATTATGACTTTCCCTTCACTTTGCATCATTTCAACGCAGCCTATAATGTCCTCCTCTGTCACTCTTCCTTCTTGGCTGTTTAAAAGTGACATCGTTTCTCTTACAAGTTGATCTTTTCCCATATAAACGTGACCGAGTTGCAGTGAAACATTCTCTAACGTATAAAAACATCCTGCACGTACACGATCATCGTGATTACCCGATATTCCTAACGCACGTCCTATATCATCTGCTCGTCCAAAGCCAATGCCGTCCACTTCTTCAATAAGTTGATATGGATTATTACGAATCACTTCTAACGTCATCTCTTTATATTGTTGGTAAATCTTAATAGAAAGCTTCGTTCCAAAACCGTAACCATTTAAAAAGCTCATTACTTTCTCTAGCCCTTGATGCTCAACAATTGTCTCATATATTTCCTGCGCTTTTTGTTTGTTGACAACACCACTTAACGCCTCAGGATCATCCATAATTTTAGAAATGGCATGTTCCCCAAGATGGTCCACAATTTTTTCAGCTGTACGCTTTCCGATTCCTTTAAATAAATCACTCGCTAAATATTGCACCATACCTGCTTTTGTTTGCGGTAATTCTTTTTTAAATGTTTCAACTAAATATTGTTTCCCATACTTTGGATGATCCTTAAAATGACCTGTCAATGTAAACATTTCATCTTCATGCATACGGGGAAAATGACCATTTATCATCACTTTTTTTTCGTCGTACGTTTCATTTGTTTCAATGACTTTCATACTGACAACGGAATAGAGGTTTTCTTCGTTGTGGAAAATGGTATGAAGAACTTGCGCTTTTATAAACTTTTTCTCTTCCTCAAACAAATCCATTGCATGTTGATTTCCCATCTTTCCTCTCCTTTCCGATCTTTTCACTTTAATGAACAGTACATCCCCCACCTCTTTAGATGAGGGATAACTACCCATTAAACTATATGTTCATCTTATTCAGCTTCTTGCTCTAATAAACGAACACCATTACCAGCTAAGAAGTGATCTGGCTGAATTTCAGTTGCTTTCTTAAATAAAGCCAGAGCCTTCTCGTTATTTTCTTCAAATACGTACGCAACACCTAAATTATAATACGCATCCGCATGCTCTTCATCCATTTCTAATACCTTTTCAAAATAAGGTTTCGCCTCTTGAATATGTTCTAAACGCGCAAAGCAAAGTCCGCACTGGAACATAGCTTCTACATCGTTTTCATCTAATTCTGTTGCTCTTTGTAAAAATGGCAGTGCAAGACGATCGTTTCCAAGTTGCACATGTGTGATACCTAGCATAAATGTTACATCAGCTGATTGTAATCCAGATTGCATCGCTTGTTCAAATATAGCTTTTGCCTCTGCAAATTGCTCTTGGCCGTAATACACATTTCCTAATCCATAATAAGCAGCTGCAGATTTATCATCTAACTCTAATGCACGTTTATAAAATAAAATTGCTCTTTCACTATCACCTAGTACATCTAATAAGTTAGCAAAATTAATGTATCCAAGTGCATCTTTTGGATTTTCTTCAATTGCTTCTGTAAAATTTTTAGCAGCTTCTTCCCAATTTCCTTCTTGCATATATTTAATACCTGTTTCAAGTTTGTTTGACATGTCCTTCACCTCTACAACAAATTATAACAAAGAATGTATTTTCCAAGCGAACGAAAATTCGCTTTATGTAAAAGAAACCTCTAACCGCGAATCGGCAGAGGCTTCTCGTTTTATCCTAAATAATCCAATTTCTTACCGCTACGGTATACTTCATCAATTGTAGCACCACCTAAGCACTCATCTCCATCATAGAAAACAACTGCTTGTCCTGGTGTAATTGCACGAATTGGCTCGTCACAAAGAATACGAACTGTATTTTCATCAACGATTTGAACCGTTACTTTATTGTCTTCTTGACGATAACGGAATTTCGCTGTGCACTTAAATTCTTTTTCTTTCGCTTCATTACTTACCCAGCCGATATTCGTAGCAATAACTTCATCACCATATAGAAGTTCGTTATGGAATCCCTGATCAACATATAGAATGTTTTCTTTCAAGTTCTTCCCAACAGCAAACCATGGATCACCGTTACCACCAATACCAAGGCCATGACGTTGTCCAATTGTATAATACATTAAACCGTCATGCTTTCCTTTCACTTCACCAGATAATGTTTGCATCACACCTGGTTGTGCTGGTAAATAGTTACTTAAGAAATCTTTAAAGTTACGCTCACCAATGAAGCAAATACCTGTACTATCTTTCTTCGCCGCTGTCGCTAAACCAGCTTCTTTCGCCATTTCACGAATTTGTGGTTTCTTCAGCTCACCCAGCGGGAACATTGTTTTTGATAATTGCTCTTGGCTTAATTGATTTAAGAAATACGTTTGATCTTTATTGTCATCAACGCCGCGAAGCATTTTATATTCGCCGTCCATATAAGCAACACGTGCATAATGACCTGTCGCTACATAATCAGCACCAAGCGCAATTGCATGCTCTAAAAATGCTTTAAATTTAATTTCTTTATTACACATTACATCTGGGTTTGGTGTACGACCAGCTCGGTATTCATCTAAGAAGTACGTAAATACTTTATCCCAGTATTGTTTTTCAAAGTTTACTGCATAATACGGAATACCAATTTGGTTACACACTTCAATTACATCATTGTAATCTTCGGTTGCTGTGCAGACACCATTCTCATCCGTATCATCCCAGTTTTTCATAAAAATTCCGATTACATCATAACCTTGCTCTTTTAATAAAAGAGCTGCTACAGATGAATCGACGCCACCGGACATCCCGATGACAACGCGTGTTTCGTGAGGTAGTTTGTTCATCATGTCACCTCCCATGCTAATTTTGTGTTAATCGCTTCACGATTTTCACTGTTTCGTACGCCGCTTTCTCAATTTGCTCTTTCGTATTTCCAAGTCCGAAACTAAAGCGTACGGATGAACGTATTTGATCGGAGTCTTTTCCGAACATCGCCACTAATACATGTGATGGATCAATTGAACCAGCTGTACAAGCCGAACCACTTGACACTGCAATGCCAGCTAAGTCTAAGTTCACAAGAAATGGTTCAATGTTCATTCCTGTAAAACTAATATTAAGCACATGTGGTAAGCGATATTCTAAGTTTCCGTTTACCTCGAAAGTAATGTCTTCATTTTTGAAGACAGATACCATTATATCTTTAAACTCTTCATATTGGGCATTTTTTTGCTCACGAGTTTTTTCAGCTAACAAAATTGCTTGCTGTAAACCAACAATACTCGGTACATTTTCAGTACCAGCACGGCGTTTTCTTTCCTGCTCCCCGCCTATTAATAACGGTTCAAATTTCACATTTGCACCAGCGTATAGGAACCCTACACCTTTTGGTCCGTTAATTTTATGAGCTGAAATTGATAATAGATCAATGCCAAACTCTTTCACATCAATTTCTACTAAGCCATAAACTTGTACCGCATCTGTATGGAAATAAGCTTGATGCTCTTTTAGCAGCTTACCTATTTCCGCTATTGGTTGCATCGTCCCAACTTCATTATTCCCAAACATAACGGATACAAGGATTGTCTCTTCTGTTAATGCCTTTTGTATGTCAGAAACTTGAACGCGTCCTGTTTTATCAACAGGTAAATATGTCACTTCAAATCCTTCACGCTCTAACAATTCACACGTATGCAAAATTGCATGATGTTCAATTTGTGTCGTTATAATATGGTTACCTTTATGACGGTTCGCACGCGCTACACCGATAAGCGCTAAATTATCAGCTTCCGTACCACCGCTCGTAAATATAATTTCATTCGGATTCGCATGAATGCTACGTGCGCATGCGCGTCTCGCCTCATCTACTGCATGGCGCGTTTGACGTCCATAAAAGTGAATACTAGACGGGTTTCCGAATGTTTCTGTCATATATGGAATCATCTTTTCGACCACTTCTGGGTGAGTCGGAGATGTCGCAGCATGATCTAAGTAAATGCGTTCCATTAAATCTCCTTCTTTCCAAATCGTTTCACAAGGAATTAAATGTAAAACATATAGCCCCCGTGATTTTCTTCCTCATAACGTACTAAATCTTCTAACGTTGTACTATCTAACACTTCTTGCACCGCATCACGAACACGCATCCATAATTGGCGTTGTGCTGGCTCTTCTTCTTCTATCATTTCTACAACACTAATCGGACCCTCTAATACACGGATTACATCCCCAGCTGTAATGTTAGCCGGCTGGTCTGATAATACATATCCGCCATATGCACCACGCGTACTCTTTACAAGACGAGCGTTACGAAGTGGTGAAATTAATTGCTCTAAGTAATGTTCAGATAAATCATGTGCCTGCGCAATTGATTTTAATGAAATTGGACCTTCACCAAACTTTTTTGCAAGATCGATCATAATTGTTAAGCCGTAGCGGCCTTTCGTTGAAATCTTCATCTATTTTGCACCTCTTTTCAAATTTTCACTTCTATTGGTTATATCTTATTTATAAAAGAACACAATTTAAAATCCTATGAAATTATAGCATAATATAGTATTATAAGAAATTTCAACTTGTGTATCAAAATGATAACATAAAATCACATTGAAAAACTCGGAAATTATTACAATTGAAAGAAAAATGAAAATATTCATATTCATATTTCCCACAAAACAGCATCCTATTTCAAATTCCACTAAAAAAAATGATACGATAGAAAGAGATTATACATTAAGGGAGACGGTAAAAATGAAACAACCACTCGCACATCGAATGCGCCCTACAAATATTCAAGAAATTATCGGACAACAACATTTAGTTGGTGAAGGAAAGATTTTATGGCGAATGGTCCAAGCAAATCATTTTCAATCTATGATTTTATACGGCCCTCCAGGCACCGGAAAAACATCAATCGCTAGCGCAATCGCAGGAAGTACCGGTACTCCGTTTCGTCTATTAAACGCTGTTACCCATAATAAAAAAGATATGGAAGTTGTCGTACAAGAAGCGAAAATGCATCGACATCTTGTTTTAATTTTAGATGAAGTGCACCGTCTAGATAAAGCAAAGCAGGACTTTCTATTACCTCATTTAGAAAGTGGGCTTCTTACTTTAATTGGTGCAACGACGAGTAATCCATTTCATGCGATAAACTCTGCTATTCGGAGCAGGTGTCAAATTTTCGAGTTACACGCCCTGACAGAAGACGATCTTTTAATTGGCTTAAAACGAGCACTTGAAGATAAAGAAAAAGGTCTTGGGGAATATGATGTAACGGTTACACCTGAAGCATTACATCACTTTGCAAATGCATCAGGCGGAGATATGCGTTCCGCTTATAATGCACTTGAACTAGCTGTATTATCTAGCTTTACAACGGATGACAAAGCTGCGGAAATCACGCTAGAAATCGCAGAAGAATGCTTGCAAAAAAAGAGCTTCGTTCACGATAAAGGTGGAGATGCTCATTATGACGTATTATCGGCATTTCAAAAATCGGTGCGCGGAAGTGATGTAAATGCAGCACTTCATTATTTAGCACGCCTTATTGAAGCAGGTGATTTACAAAGTATTGGTAGACGTCTTCTTATTATGGCATATGAAGATATCGGACTTGCTAGCCCGCAAGCCGGACCACGTACACTAGCAGCTATAGAATCAGCTGAACGGGTTGGATTCCCAGAGGCACGCATACCACTTGCAAATGCCGTTATCGAGCTGTGCCTATCACCAAAATCAAACTCAGCTTATAAAGCACTTGATGCTGCATTACACGATTTACGTAACGGTCAAACAGGCGACATCCCAAGTCATTTAAAAGATAGTCATTACAAAGGCGCAGAATCACTTGGAAGAGGCATTGGATACTTATACCCACACGACCAACCAAATGGCTGGGTACAACAACAATACTTACCTGATAAAATAAAAAACAAACAATATTATAAACCGAAAACGACAGGGAAATTTGAGCAAGCACTTTCTACTGTATATGAAAGATTACAAAGTTCGAATAAAACGAAAAATAAAGGGTAACATAAGCGAAAACGTCACCATTATGGAGGCTTCGCTTATGAAAACACGTCAAGATGCATGGACAAAAGAAGACGATCTCCTTTTAGCCGAAACTGTTTTACGGCATATTCGCAGCGGCAGTACACAAATAAAAGCATTCGATGAAGTCGGCGATACATTGAACCGTACTTCAGCAGCTTGCGGATTTAGATGGAATGCTGAAGTAAGACCGAATTACGAAGATGCGGTGCAACTTGCAAAAAAACAACGTAAAGAATTAAAGCGCTCTGAAGCTAAAATAGAAAAAGAGCATTTCACGAAAACGAAACAACTCGTAATCGATGCCGAGTTTTCAGAAGATATTACGCCAAATAAACAAGAACTTACAATGCAAAATATCATCTCGTTTTTGCAAAATTTGGAGCATAACAACCCTTCACTCGCAAAATTACAAACTGAAAATGAAGTATTACAGACTCAGCTCACGTCCCTGAAAAAAATGAATCATGAACTTGAAGCAAAATTAGCGGTACTCTCAAAAAAACAACAAGCAATCGAAGAAGATTATGCGATGCTTGTTAGAATTATGGACCGTGCTCGAAAACTTGTTTCGGTTGAAGAACAAGAAGAACAGATCGCTCCCATTTTCAAGACAGATCAAAATGGAAATTTAGATATTATATATTCTGCAGAGAATTAAAAACAGGGATGTCACTTTTTTGACTAAGTGACATCCCTGTTTATTTTTTCTGTGAATGATATATTGGTAAATGAAATTATATCGACGATTTTTCAAATATATCTATCGTAACTTACAATATATCAACGATTTTTTTAATTATATCAACTATTCGACAAGAGATATCGATTTACCAACAAATATTGACAAAACAAGTCGATTTGTTACAAAAGGAAATTCACGGAGTAAATTGGATATATTTAACTTAAATGTCACTATAAACATATACGATTGAAAGGAGCTGATTGCCATTTCATTAGTAGTCTTCAAAATAACACTCGGTATTCTCGTTCTAACTTTAGGCCTTTTTACAATTCATAGTTTAAAAAAGACCTCAGGTTATAAATCGGACAAATACGATTATTCTTTATTAGGATTACTTACACTTGAAGTATTAGTATTGCAAATATCAGCAGTTCTTTAAAATATAATAGAAAAAGCATATACCCTAGACGGATATATGCTTTCTTTTTATTCTTGTCCTACACGTTTCACTTCTACATTTTTAATGCGTTCACGTACAACGTGACTTGCCATAATTAAGCCTGCCACAGATGGTACGAATGCATTTGATGAAGGCGGTAATTTCGCTTTACGAATTTTCGCATTTTCGTCTGGTACAATTTCTTTACGTACTTCTTCACGAATTACGATTGGGTTTTCATCAGAGAAGACAACTTTTACACCTTTTTTAATACCCTCTTTACGAAGCTTCGTACGAATTACTTTCGCAATTGGATCTGTATGTGTTTTAGAGATGTCCGCAATACGGAAACGAGTTGGGTCCATTTTATTTGCTGCACCCATACATGAGATAATTTTAATTTTACGACGTAAACATTGTTTAATTAAATGGATCTTGAACGTAATCGTATCCGATGCATCCACTACGAAGTCTAAACCGTGTTTAAAGAACTCTTCATATGTTTCATCTGTATAAAACATTTCTAGTCCAATTACTTCACACTCTGGGTTAATATCTGCGATACGCTCTTTCATTAATTCTACTTTTGAACGTCCTACAGTAGATACTAAAGCGTGAATTTGACGGTTTACGTTTGTAATATCTACAACGTCTTTATCAACTAATACAAGACGCCCAACGCCAGAACGCGCTAACGCTTCAGCGGAAAAAGAACCTACGCCGCCAATTCCTAAAATACCGACTGTACTATTTTTTAATATTTCAAGTCCTTCTTTACCGAAGGCTAATTCATTACGTGAAAATTGATGTAACATTCAGCTCTACACTCCTATTACAAAAATGGTCTACCATGTATTCTAGCGTTTTTCCGACTATTTGTATAGAAAAAGTTATAGAATTCCTAAAAATACATATTTCGAGAATGAAAACATAGTGTAAACCTACTTTTATTTCTT from Bacillus basilensis includes the following:
- the mnmA gene encoding tRNA 2-thiouridine(34) synthase MnmA, with translation MNKLPHETRVVIGMSGGVDSSVAALLLKEQGYDVIGIFMKNWDDTDENGVCTATEDYNDVIEVCNQIGIPYYAVNFEKQYWDKVFTYFLDEYRAGRTPNPDVMCNKEIKFKAFLEHAIALGADYVATGHYARVAYMDGEYKMLRGVDDNKDQTYFLNQLSQEQLSKTMFPLGELKKPQIREMAKEAGLATAAKKDSTGICFIGERNFKDFLSNYLPAQPGVMQTLSGEVKGKHDGLMYYTIGQRHGLGIGGNGDPWFAVGKNLKENILYVDQGFHNELLYGDEVIATNIGWVSNEAKEKEFKCTAKFRYRQEDNKVTVQIVDENTVRILCDEPIRAITPGQAVVFYDGDECLGGATIDEVYRSGKKLDYLG
- a CDS encoding RsfA family transcriptional regulator produces the protein MKTRQDAWTKEDDLLLAETVLRHIRSGSTQIKAFDEVGDTLNRTSAACGFRWNAEVRPNYEDAVQLAKKQRKELKRSEAKIEKEHFTKTKQLVIDAEFSEDITPNKQELTMQNIISFLQNLEHNNPSLAKLQTENEVLQTQLTSLKKMNHELEAKLAVLSKKQQAIEEDYAMLVRIMDRARKLVSVEEQEEQIAPIFKTDQNGNLDIIYSAEN
- the cymR gene encoding cysteine metabolism transcriptional regulator CymR; translated protein: MKISTKGRYGLTIMIDLAKKFGEGPISLKSIAQAHDLSEHYLEQLISPLRNARLVKSTRGAYGGYVLSDQPANITAGDVIRVLEGPISVVEMIEEEEPAQRQLWMRVRDAVQEVLDSTTLEDLVRYEEENHGGYMFYI
- a CDS encoding cysteine desulfurase family protein, encoding MERIYLDHAATSPTHPEVVEKMIPYMTETFGNPSSIHFYGRQTRHAVDEARRACARSIHANPNEIIFTSGGTEADNLALIGVARANRHKGNHIITTQIEHHAILHTCELLEREGFEVTYLPVDKTGRVQVSDIQKALTEETILVSVMFGNNEVGTMQPIAEIGKLLKEHQAYFHTDAVQVYGLVEIDVKEFGIDLLSISAHKINGPKGVGFLYAGANVKFEPLLIGGEQERKRRAGTENVPSIVGLQQAILLAEKTREQKNAQYEEFKDIMVSVFKNEDITFEVNGNLEYRLPHVLNISFTGMNIEPFLVNLDLAGIAVSSGSACTAGSIDPSHVLVAMFGKDSDQIRSSVRFSFGLGNTKEQIEKAAYETVKIVKRLTQN
- a CDS encoding replication-associated recombination protein A, whose product is MKQPLAHRMRPTNIQEIIGQQHLVGEGKILWRMVQANHFQSMILYGPPGTGKTSIASAIAGSTGTPFRLLNAVTHNKKDMEVVVQEAKMHRHLVLILDEVHRLDKAKQDFLLPHLESGLLTLIGATTSNPFHAINSAIRSRCQIFELHALTEDDLLIGLKRALEDKEKGLGEYDVTVTPEALHHFANASGGDMRSAYNALELAVLSSFTTDDKAAEITLEIAEECLQKKSFVHDKGGDAHYDVLSAFQKSVRGSDVNAALHYLARLIEAGDLQSIGRRLLIMAYEDIGLASPQAGPRTLAAIESAERVGFPEARIPLANAVIELCLSPKSNSAYKALDAALHDLRNGQTGDIPSHLKDSHYKGAESLGRGIGYLYPHDQPNGWVQQQYLPDKIKNKQYYKPKTTGKFEQALSTVYERLQSSNKTKNKG
- a CDS encoding ATP-dependent RecD-like DNA helicase; translation: MGNQHAMDLFEEEKKFIKAQVLHTIFHNEENLYSVVSMKVIETNETYDEKKVMINGHFPRMHEDEMFTLTGHFKDHPKYGKQYLVETFKKELPQTKAGMVQYLASDLFKGIGKRTAEKIVDHLGEHAISKIMDDPEALSGVVNKQKAQEIYETIVEHQGLEKVMSFLNGYGFGTKLSIKIYQQYKEMTLEVIRNNPYQLIEEVDGIGFGRADDIGRALGISGNHDDRVRAGCFYTLENVSLQLGHVYMGKDQLVRETMSLLNSQEGRVTEEDIIGCVEMMQSEGKVIIEEERVYLASLFYSEKGVVKSIRRLMNQEETPSFPEGEVLKTLGEIEEQLTVQYAPLQQEAIQTALHKPMMLLTGGPGTGKTTVIKGIVEMYASLHGLSLNPNEYSDDNPFPILLTAPTGRAAKRMSESTGLPACTIHRLLGWTPEGSFQRNETDPVQGKLLIIDEFSMVDIWLANQLFKSLPTNIQVIVVGDEDQLPSVGPGQVLKDLLNAGAVPTVKLTEIYRQAEGSSVIQLAHAIKNGTLPPDLAQNQKDRSFIGCTGAQIVEVVKKVCENAKTKGFSARDVQVLAPMYRGPAGINVLNEALQEVFNPKREKSKEIAYGDVVYRRGDKVLQLVNQPESQVFNGDIGEIVSVFYAKENVEQQDMIIVSFDGIEVTYTKPDLNQITHAYCCSIHKSQGSEFPIVIMPIVKSYNRMLRRNLIYTGITRSKKFLIICGEEAAFQSGVNRLDDAMRQTTLASRLQESQGEVQIVTVNGEEMDVENISPYDFM
- a CDS encoding tetratricopeptide repeat protein encodes the protein MSNKLETGIKYMQEGNWEEAAKNFTEAIEENPKDALGYINFANLLDVLGDSERAILFYKRALELDDKSAAAYYGLGNVYYGQEQFAEAKAIFEQAMQSGLQSADVTFMLGITHVQLGNDRLALPFLQRATELDENDVEAMFQCGLCFARLEHIQEAKPYFEKVLEMDEEHADAYYNLGVAYVFEENNEKALALFKKATEIQPDHFLAGNGVRLLEQEAE
- a CDS encoding ThiF family adenylyltransferase; the protein is MLHQFSRNELAFGKEGLEILKNSTVGILGIGGVGSFSAEALARSGVGRLVLVDKDVVDITNVNRQIHALVSTVGRSKVELMKERIADINPECEVIGLEMFYTDETYEEFFKHGLDFVVDASDTITFKIHLIKQCLRRKIKIISCMGAANKMDPTRFRIADISKTHTDPIAKVIRTKLRKEGIKKGVKVVFSDENPIVIREEVRKEIVPDENAKIRKAKLPPSSNAFVPSVAGLIMASHVVRERIKNVEVKRVGQE
- a CDS encoding YrzQ family protein gives rise to the protein MNLRNSLIALGVGAAAYQYARKQDVFSKRNMKKARKMIKSYL